Proteins from a single region of Aureibacter tunicatorum:
- a CDS encoding SIMPL domain-containing protein: MKENLNTIILALAIIISSISLGNAYKNRNKVKGEIQVTGLGKTDFSSDLIVWEGKFGAENKDLKQAYITLEKDKNLIKKYLIQKGVKSENIVFSAVKTKQVNKNNYSPNGEYIGEEFSGYQLGQSIQIESKDVEKIEQISREITELLNQGVKLYSESPRYYYTKLADLKVEMISKATEDARIRAEKIAENSGGELGNLNSAKMGVFQITGQNSKENYSWGGTFNTSSKEKTASITMKLIYSIK; this comes from the coding sequence ATGAAAGAAAATTTAAACACTATCATTCTCGCTTTGGCAATAATTATTTCTTCTATTTCTTTGGGAAATGCTTATAAAAATCGAAATAAAGTCAAGGGAGAAATCCAAGTTACGGGTCTAGGCAAGACAGATTTCAGTTCGGATCTTATTGTTTGGGAAGGAAAATTTGGAGCTGAGAATAAAGATTTGAAACAAGCGTATATTACCCTTGAAAAGGATAAGAACCTAATCAAAAAATACCTTATTCAAAAAGGAGTCAAGAGTGAAAATATAGTTTTCAGTGCTGTAAAGACTAAACAAGTCAACAAGAACAACTATTCACCCAATGGAGAATATATAGGAGAAGAGTTTTCAGGATATCAACTCGGACAATCTATACAGATAGAATCGAAAGATGTAGAAAAAATAGAGCAGATATCGCGAGAAATCACAGAACTACTGAATCAGGGAGTAAAGCTTTATTCCGAATCTCCAAGGTATTATTATACAAAGCTAGCGGATTTGAAAGTTGAAATGATCTCCAAAGCAACAGAAGATGCTCGAATCAGAGCAGAAAAAATTGCCGAAAACTCTGGAGGAGAATTAGGTAATCTAAATTCTGCAAAAATGGGAGTATTTCAAATTACAGGACAAAATTCTAAAGAAAATTATTCATGGGGAGGAAC